The Nicotiana sylvestris chromosome 6, ASM39365v2, whole genome shotgun sequence genomic sequence AAGGGAGGAACCTGATGAGAGCGAGCATATGCCTCCTCTACCATTCCTCCAAAAGCTATATAGAGAAAAGTTGGACAAGCAGTTTGAGAGATTTCTGGATGTTCTGAAACAGTTTCATGTAAACTTACCATTCACAGAAATGCTCTCACAAATGCCTGCTTATGCTAAATTCTTGAAAGATATCCTAACGAAGAAGAGGAATATAGAGGAGACCGCAATGGTCAAGCTCACAGAGCATTGCAATGCGATATTGCAAAATAAACTTCCACAAAAGTGCGGAGATCTAGGAAGTTTTACATACCTTTCTCTTTAGGAACTATTAATTTTGATAAATCTTTATGTGATTCTAGTGCCTCAATTAATTTAATGCCTATATCTATCTACAGGAAACTGGAGAAAGAGATCGGAGAGATAAGGTCTGCACCCATATTTTTGCAGCTGGCAGACCAAATGACTCTCATACCCGAGGGGATAGTGGAAGATGTGTTAGTTCACGTGGATAAGTTTGTATTTCCTATGGATTTTATAGTGGTAAAGATGGAGGAAAACAAGGAAGTCGCCCTCATCCTAGGAAGACCATTTTTAGCGATGGGCGGAGCTATATTAGATATACAAGAGAGTAAATTCATGATTAGAGTGGGTGAGGAGACTGTAACTTTTAAGATGGATTTAGAAAAGGGGGCACAAAAGGACGAACTAGCTACGAGTGTTGAGTAGAAAGTAAAGGGCTCGAAAGAGAAGTCTATGGTGAGTGAGAAAGATAAGTGTGGGATGTACCTAAATAAGGCTGATAAGAAGTTGTCTGCATAGATTTGTGCACTAGTTCGGGCATGAGGAATGGAGCTAGACTTCAACTCAAACCCCAACTAGATGTTCATGAAAGTTTCCTTTACCTTATGCTTTTTAATTGTGTGCCATGGGGACATGCCACAACTTTAAGTGTGAGGTGGAGTATATTCATATGTATGTATATtagttttagttttcttttttttagttaTAGGAGTTAGTAAAAAAACTTAAAAATGTTAAACTTTTCGATTTTTCCCAACGATGGATATCATCGACAgatttcttgagggatttaagtcgaaagaaaaagacaaaaaagattttcttttgttaggtagtgtaataacctccccccccccctgGTTTTTCTTTGTTCCATGGTTCTTTTTCTAGGGTTTTGTTTGAATCGGGTGtagttaatttttaattttttaggaGTAGCAAACTTTGTGCTATGATTTGAAATGAAGgaaatatctcttgactttattATTCCTTGAGAAAAGTGAGTGCTTTAGTTGTGACGCTAGGCTCATTTTTGGACTTTTgcataagtaccttaaattgtttgatcttaactttgcttaattGCTTTGGCTAGAGTGTCTTGATTAGTCtgatcctgagtgagttatgtgctaGGTGTGTGTGAGattttgtgttattctgtgcattgcatttgatgtctagaacttttTCGTGTGTTTGCAAGGtaaaatagtagttttattcaattttggatgtgatataggcatttctttgttgagctaaCTATATGCtattacccacctaattgttatgtatcttagttaacccctttgagcctgtaatcatgtttctttggcaaccacattacaagccttacccatttgtttggattgaccatCTATTTGAGCCTTGTACCTCTCGTGAGTACTTGAATTTGTTATGAACTTTATAAAAGTTAAAGTGCGGGatgttggtttggcttttgagtggaactattgAAATACAGAGAAatgtgcactattttgaaaaagtaagagccacttaaattaaataagaaaataaatatttGTATTGTTGTGCAATTATTCCTTGATAGTAGTGATTCTTGATGTAATTATACTTAAAGAAGTAGGGAGTtaatgtatattgatgtgaaggtggagttacggtttgacataagtgtggggttttgaatgttaaattgtatatattaaagtgcTAAGGGAGgagtagtcactcttatatctaaatgtatcatacccaCCCCACAgactacattacaaccaaataaagtcctacttgatccttgactgaatGAGCTTAAtcagtagagtagtacactacgggcaagcctattgTACGTCTTTTATGGCACATGAATGttgtttctgagagtgagtgaattctttctatcttgagttcctaattgtacttaaattttattatgtgtggaactactctttATTGTTGTGTAAGGGCACTtgattcacgaaggaaaggtaatgGCACTGACCTCTGTGTTAGAGTAAATGAGTGGGTTATGAAAAATATGTGGTGCttttgagtcaaatcttgaggtgaggATGTTATGGTATGGTGCTTAATCTGTTTTAATtcttcttggtgtgatgagttaagAGAGTTATTTAAAAAGGTCATGTCtttataaagtgtagtttgattgctcgaggacgagaaatggtataagtgtggggtgttggtGGTAGGATATAATCTCGTATTTTATTCACTTATTGAACTCTAATTTACTGCAATTTACTTGTGTTAAGCTTTAATTGGTAATGTTTTGCACTTATTGTATGtattatgccttgtaggagtgattctaaGTGAAGTAGATGTTGTGGAGCTAATTTgagctatttggagctttgaGTCAGAGTAAAAGCCCAAAGGATTAAGCTGGGATTTTGTTCGGGGGTCGAGGACCACATCTGAATATCAAAAATCAAGTTTGAAGCCAAGCTCTGAGGACTTTTCACTGCCACGGCACATGGGGAAGCACGTGGTGCATCGTGATTGTGTATTTCCTGCTGGTAATTACTTTTGGAAGCTCCCTAATAATCCCCACTAATGCCCCATGCAGCGCGCCTGTGGAATTTTTTCAGAGGTATTGTCCTAATTCGGCTAAGAAAGGTTGGTTTCATCTGGGTCCAACCCtacatggtataaatacatgGAAAATGTTATATTCTGAACTTTTGACATACTTTcaacctaaggaggctaaggaggagTTGGAAGAACACAAGcacaaggatttcatcattcCTTCCTCACATAAGAGTCGTGTTTGGATTGAATTTATGTTTTTCcatactttaattatatttgatAAATTACTCCATGTGTATGGAGTAGTTCTCTTTAGgttttgatggatttggtgtattgatgattgtttgtggattataactctagttttattTATTGAAGCCTTTTTGGATGATTTAATTGTTGCATCTATAATGACTAGTTCATGTAttcgagagaggcataacttgtgatatctttgcattatatTGTTGGTTCAGTTCATTAATTCTTCTAAGTAATCGAAAGAGGCTATTTAAATCATTGATTGaacctagttaggaggataatcgagagaggttctccAAAAGACCAATCCACTGCGCATTCTTGCATATTTGCGCAGAGCTTAAATTGGTTCATCTTGAGAGGTTGAGACTTAATTGAGAGAGGAGTTTCTGCTAAACGTTTGAACTAATTATTGAGTGAATTTGAGAGACTCACTcgaacattagaagtgaattatctagagttagatcctagacaattatcttgcacctatcctatcaaaCTCTATCTTCGTCCACTGATATCCTTCTTTGTTTATTCCTTGTTTCGATAGTCATTAGTCAATTGCTTTagattcttagttaattttaattttaatcatATAAATCTCAACTACTGATTCTCTTGGATAGCAATAAAGCTAGAAACTAagagaatactttttaaatccaatccatgtggatacgatattatacGATACTATCTTGATTAGTGAGCATAAGTTAAGTGTGTGTTTCGAGCTCATCAATGCCGAGTTAGATTGCTAAAAGAGTAAATATGTTCAATGTAAATAACTAGTATCGGTTTCAAATGACGCAAAGTGAAGAATTTAAGGTGACACAAAATAGTGGTGTTATGGTCGTTTCAAAGGCTGAAACTTATGCAAGTACATACGACAATACTCCAAAGTCTGCAAATATCACATATTATGCCAGATTGGATGATACTGCGGAGTTAAACTACTATGAAGAATTTAAGGTTGTCGTATGTAAGTGTGATTGGGTATGTAAGTGTGATTGGGTTGATGTAACCAAAGGTCGAGGAGTTAAGAAAGATGACTTGGGTTTCACACTTAAGAATTTCTCTTGCTTAACAGACTCTAGTGATCGAGAACGGTATAAGCCCTTTATTTTTTGCAGAACAAGCTCAACAAATAATATTTGTACAAGATCCTCAAGATAATGAATGGTTTGTCCCTAGGTTAATTAAACCTCGAGATATTTTTATTATGGGAGAGGAAAATAGTTTACAGTTTGAGTCATCAATGCAGAGTGATGCCACTGACTTGGCTCTCTTAGAAAATGTTCGCATTCAAGAAGATGAGTATAATGAATGGATAAGAAGTGGTGTCGATGATAGAAATTGATACAAACGTACATTGTCAAGATTCTCTAAATGATGGTAAAGCTAATGTTGAGGGAGGAAATGATATTGAAAATGAATGTAATTTTGAATAAGATAGGTGGAACTTGAATAAATATACTTTTTGCTTTCAATTTGAGTCATTTGATAGAAGATGCATGTTAGTCAGCTATGGATTTTTCATATTTGTATTGGTTGATTATTGATTGAATTGAGTGAATTCTTTTACTTATATTTTGTTAATTGTAGCCCTTATATTGCAATATACTACAGTGTTATTATCATTGGACAATAGTTTTGCTGGTGCATCAATACCTTTTATCTCTTGAACTATCTCTGTCACAAGGCTTTATTTGTGTGCACGAATTGCTATTCATTTGTTTTTCACAACTTGAGGTGAGGATGATGCTTCCTCCTATTTTGCATATGACCTGCTGATCGGTTAATATGGTACTAGTATAACTTAATGCAgctagataattttttttttttttgataaaggaAGTATGCAAACTTGAGGTCGCAACCGACTGGTAATTGAACAAGATTATGATGAAGATGTGAGACCATATATTGTGCACTTGATGGAGTCAAAACTACGCTAAAGCCCAGCCATATATTGAGCAATTGATGGATAGTCAGAACTACTCTGACGCCCAAGCACGTGATGGTCAATCTAATGAGTTGAATAGTTCTGATGGTGGAACTGAGATTCAACATGATGACGATTGAGGTAATGCTTATGTAGTATTGCAATCTGATTATGTATAACATTAGATGATAGCTTTCATTTGCTATATTATTCATTTGCTATATTAAAAAGAAGCAGTTGAAATCAACAGAAGGTAATTGTTGTTTTCCCGTTCAAACTCGTGCTTATTGCTATAGTAGATGTCATTTTGCACCTGCCTGGCTTCATGTC encodes the following:
- the LOC104209992 gene encoding uncharacterized protein → MPPLPFLQKLYREKLDKQFERFLDVLKQFHVNLPFTEMLSQMPAYAKFLKDILTKKRNIEETAMVKLTEHCNAILQNKLPQKKLEKEIGEIRSAPIFLQLADQMTLIPEGIVEDVLVHVDKFVFPMDFIVVKMEENKEVALILGRPFLAMGGAILDIQESKFMIRVGEETVTFKMDLEKGAQKDELATSVE